TTTGGCAGAGACTCAAAAAGAGGAAGATTTTTTACGTGAAAAATCGGCTGAATATGCTTCAAAAATAGAAGATCGCTTGTTAAATGCTTATCGCAGAATACGTTCAAGTGTGGTAAATCGTTTGGCAATTGTTCCTGTTGAGCGTGGGGCTTCTGGAGGGTCGTTTTTTACTATTCCGCCACAAGTACAAATGGAAATTGCAGCTCGTAAAAAAATCATTACCGATGAACATAGCGGACGTATTTTGGTAGATGCGGCTCTTGCTGAGGAAGAAAGAGAAAAGATGAATGACCTTTTCAATAGTATTAAGTAGTTTCATAATTATTTGAAATTTTGATTTTTGAAATGCCGTTGGTGGGTTACCTTACGGCATTTTTTATATAAATAACTAAATAAACGAATTGATGAATAAAATCAATCAGAATTCCAACACCTTTAGAGCTAATCAATTACAAGCCTTTGAGCGTCTGCTAGATATTATGGACGATTTGCGTGAGAAATGCCCTTGGGATAAAAAACAAACTTTCCAATCGCTTCGGCATTTGACCATTGAGGAAACCTACGAACTAGGTGATGCTATTTTAGACAATAATTTGGAAGAAATCAAAAGAGAATTGGGTGATTTATTGCTTCATATTGTCTTTTATGCTAAAATCGGTAGTGAAACTAACGATTTTGATATTGCTCATGTTGCTCATAGTGTTTGTGATAAACTCATCGAAAGGCATCCTCATATTTATGGTAATGTAAAGGTTGAAAATGAAGAAGACGTAAAGCGAAATTGGGAAAAAATTAAACTTAAAGAAGGGAAAAAAAGTGTTTTGCAGGGGGTACCTAAAAGTTTACCTGCTTTAGTTAAAGCCTCTCGCATACAAGATAAAGCCGCAGGAGTGGGGTTTGATTGGGATTCCAAAGAAGGGGTTTTTGATAAGATTAAGGAGGAAATCGATGAGCTTCATCGTGAAATAGCGCTCA
This genomic window from Capnocytophaga canimorsus contains:
- the mazG gene encoding nucleoside triphosphate pyrophosphohydrolase, whose amino-acid sequence is MNKINQNSNTFRANQLQAFERLLDIMDDLREKCPWDKKQTFQSLRHLTIEETYELGDAILDNNLEEIKRELGDLLLHIVFYAKIGSETNDFDIAHVAHSVCDKLIERHPHIYGNVKVENEEDVKRNWEKIKLKEGKKSVLQGVPKSLPALVKASRIQDKAAGVGFDWDSKEGVFDKIKEEIDELHREIALKNTENIEKEFGDVLFSLINYARFLKINPEDALEKTNKKFIKRFQYLEEKAQQQGKALKDMTLSEMEAFWQEAKTFDNC